The Desulfonatronovibrio magnus genome includes a region encoding these proteins:
- a CDS encoding indolepyruvate oxidoreductase subunit beta, whose amino-acid sequence MKPLRVFFTGVGGQGTLTATKLLAETALDQGVEVNAGEIHGMAQRGGVVHSFVLLGGYASPKISLGEAHVLLGFEPMETLRALPFIAKDGLVLSSEDPVPPISVTTGREEYPSIDLVKSETLKCSPRAKFLPCLSLAKETGVVQTANTVLMGAFFSMGVLPFGLDILLESIEKRLKPKLVDVNLKAARLGAEYITRDK is encoded by the coding sequence ATGAAACCATTAAGAGTATTTTTTACTGGAGTAGGTGGCCAGGGAACCCTTACTGCCACCAAACTGCTGGCAGAAACTGCCCTGGACCAGGGTGTCGAAGTAAATGCTGGAGAAATTCACGGCATGGCTCAGCGAGGAGGGGTGGTTCACTCTTTTGTTCTTCTCGGGGGTTATGCCAGCCCAAAGATATCGCTTGGAGAAGCTCATGTTCTTCTGGGTTTTGAACCTATGGAAACCCTGCGTGCGCTTCCCTTTATTGCTAAGGACGGCCTTGTTCTTAGCAGTGAAGATCCTGTTCCGCCCATTTCAGTCACCACAGGCAGGGAAGAATACCCTTCCATAGACTTAGTCAAGTCAGAAACACTTAAATGTTCCCCCCGGGCAAAATTTTTGCCTTGCTTATCTCTGGCAAAAGAAACAGGAGTGGTACAAACAGCCAACACTGTTCTCATGGGAGCCTTTTTCTCCATGGGCGTACTTCCTTTTGGCCTTGATATCCTCCTTGAGTCCATTGAAAAACGTCTGAAACCCAAACTGGTTGATGTTAACCTGAAGGCGGCCCGTCTTGGCGCTGAATACATCACCCGGGATAAATAG